The following are encoded in a window of Brevibacillus ruminantium genomic DNA:
- a CDS encoding 3'-5' exoribonuclease YhaM family protein — MKYLLDYQEGERVVTYCLVKSKEAGVASNQSEYLNLELGDRSGTISAKLWDVTPELKDEIQVKAVIKIDATVQSYRGKKQLVIQRVRVATAADEVAMETLIPMSAVPVDELWQKLTEAVNSLKSPTLKTIVTEAIEDPETSGRLRSFPAGVRMHHQYYHGLLEHIVSLLAAAERLMPLYPLVDRDVLIATCILHDIGKLYELSDPIAPEYTTPGQLIGHLVMGVEMVSGICRKHGIPLGDAEVLHLKHCILSHHGDIENGWGSAVSGKTPTALLFHYLDMIDSKMNALGQTLTEMKEEEEWAYSAVVKRKIWRGY, encoded by the coding sequence ATGAAATATTTGCTTGACTACCAAGAGGGAGAACGGGTTGTCACGTATTGTCTCGTGAAAAGCAAGGAAGCGGGCGTAGCCAGCAACCAAAGCGAGTATCTGAACCTTGAACTGGGTGACCGCTCTGGCACCATTAGTGCCAAGCTGTGGGACGTCACACCTGAGCTGAAGGATGAGATTCAGGTAAAAGCGGTCATCAAAATCGATGCAACAGTACAAAGCTATCGGGGGAAAAAACAATTGGTCATCCAGCGCGTGCGCGTGGCTACAGCCGCCGATGAGGTGGCGATGGAGACATTGATCCCCATGTCCGCTGTGCCTGTGGACGAGCTGTGGCAGAAACTGACAGAAGCGGTGAACAGCCTCAAAAGCCCTACACTGAAAACAATCGTGACGGAAGCTATCGAAGATCCGGAGACGAGCGGGCGGCTGCGCTCTTTCCCAGCCGGTGTGCGGATGCATCACCAGTACTATCACGGACTTCTGGAGCATATTGTCTCGCTGTTGGCTGCGGCAGAACGGCTGATGCCGCTGTATCCATTGGTCGACCGTGACGTCCTGATCGCTACTTGTATCCTGCATGACATCGGCAAACTGTATGAGTTGTCCGATCCGATCGCCCCTGAATACACGACGCCCGGACAATTGATTGGCCATTTGGTGATGGGGGTGGAGATGGTCAGCGGTATCTGCCGCAAGCACGGTATTCCGCTGGGCGATGCAGAGGTGCTTCATCTCAAGCATTGCATACTCAGCCACCACGGCGATATCGAAAACGGCTGGGGCAGCGCTGTATCCGGGAAAACCCCAACGGCTCTTTTGTTCCACTACCTGGACATGATCGACAGCAAGATGAATGCGCTGGGACAAACCTTGACCGAGATGAAAGAGGAAGAGGAATGGGCCTATTCTGCTGTGGTAAAGCGGAAGATTTGGCGAGGATATTAA